Proteins from a single region of Theobroma cacao cultivar B97-61/B2 chromosome 10, Criollo_cocoa_genome_V2, whole genome shotgun sequence:
- the LOC18586793 gene encoding metalloendoproteinase 2-MMP, which yields MAYNAISFLSFCTLLVLPLLFQATLADSKDKKPYPFDFLKHLQGCHKGDKVKDIRKLKKYLEQFGYLSYSKNKTHANDDDFDDLLESAIKTYQLNFHLNSNGALDTETVSKMMMPRCGVADIINGTSGMRSGKKKPHRAAGSKSIHEVSHYAFFPRSPRWPPSKSHLTYAFLPGTRADAVSPVAGAFQTWAANTHFRFSRIDNYRDADITIGFQRRDHGDGNPFDGPGGTLAHAFAPTIGRFHYDADETWSVSARPGTMHLETVALHEIGHLLGLSHSSIENAIMYPSITAGTSKGLARDDIEGIKALYNR from the coding sequence ATGGCATACAATGCAATTTCGTTCTTGTCATTCTGCACCCTCCTTGTCCTTCCCTTGCTGTTTCAGGCTACTTTAGCAGactcaaaagacaaaaagccATACCCATTTGATTTTCTCAAGCACCTCCAAGGGTGCCACAAGGGTGACAAGGTTAAAGACATACGTAAGCTCAAAAAGTATCTCGAACAATTCGGTTACTTGAGCTATAGCAAGAACAAAACTCATgccaatgatgatgatttcgATGATCTCCTGGAGTCTGCCATCAAAACTTACCAGCTAAATTTCCATTTGAATTCCAATGGAGCTTTGGACACCGAGACAGTATCAAAGATGATGATGCCTCGATGTGGGGTAGCAGATATCATCAATGGTACATCTGGGATGCGTTCTGGCAAGAAAAAGCCCCACCGAGCTGCAGGCTCTAAATCTATCCATGAAGTATCCCACTATGCTTTCTTCCCACGAAGCCCTAGATGGCCACCTTCCAAGTCCCATCTCACCTATGCATTTCTTCCAGGGACTCGTGCCGATGCTGTGAGCCCCGTTGCAGGAGCTTTCCAAACATGGGCTGCAAATACACACTTCAGATTTTCGAGGATTGACAACTATAGAGATGCTGATATCACTATTGGCTTCCAACGTCGAGATCATGGAGATGGAAACCCTTTCGACGGCCCTGGTGGAACATTAGCTCATGCTTTCGCACCAACTATTGGAAGATTCCACTATGATGCAGATGAAACATGGTCTGTAAGTGCTAGGCCAGGCACTATGCACTTGGAGACTGTTGCATTGCATGAAATTGGACACCTTCTCGGTTTGAGTCACAGCTCGATTGAGAATGCCATTATGTACCCAAGCATCACGGCAGGAACATCCAAGGGTTTGGCTAGGGATGATATTGAAGGAATCAAGGCTCTATATAACAGATGA
- the LOC108663624 gene encoding uncharacterized protein LOC108663624: MCTVDGLQCGYPTVSARVIGELISSKVQGNCVTPLRPKEIMEEMNRKWGLQCLYGKAWQAKEYAESLVFCPPEESFQLLPSYFHILELAIDATHLKGKFKGILFVAVCKYANEQIYPLAFCIGHVEDEESWSWFLKQLRRVIGFSENEMFIFDQYLGIKNAVEKVYKDAHHGLCNYHLGKNVKNKFKCEDVAAIFTMAANYYRVANFDRHMNQLKQLCKPAYDSLMRLGPKRWAHAQSLVRRYKLMTSNTAECINSCLRHGRKILITVLIECIRGMFQRWFHDQHNEALNLSTPLNP; encoded by the exons ATGTGTACTGTCGATGGTTTGCAATGTGGATATCCAACTGTGAGCGCGAGGGTAATTGGTGAGCTTATCTCCAGCAAGGTGCAAGGAAATTGTGTAACCCCATTGAGACCAAAGGAaataatggaagagatgaATCGCAAGTGGGGATTGCAATGCCTATATGGTAAGGCCTGGCAAGCAAAGGAGTACGCGGAGAGTCTTGTGTTCTGTCCACCAGAAGAGTCATTCCAACTCCTCCCCTCGTATTTCCATATATTGGAAC TCGCTATCGATGCCACACATCTGAAAGGCAAATTCAAGGGTATTCTGTTTGTGGCGGTATGCAAATATGCGAATGAGCAGATATATCCACTTGCATTTTGCATTGGCCACGTCGAAGACGAAGAGTCTTGGTCGTGGTTTCTTAAACAATTGCGTCGTGTGATTGGTTTTTCTGAAAATGAAATGTTCATTTTTGATCAGTATCTTGGCATTAAGAATGCAGTTGAGAAAGTGTACAAGGATGCTCATCACGGTTTATGCAATTACCACTTAGGGAAAAAcgttaaaaacaagttcaagtgCGAAGATGTTGCAGCGATTTTCACCATGGCCGCCAACTACTATAGGGTTGCCAATTTTGATAGACATATGAATCAACTGAAACAGCTTTGCAAACCTGCTTATGACAGCCTTATGAGATTAGGCCCTAAAAGATGGGCACATGCACAATCACTAGTGAGGCGATACAAGCTAATGACATCCAACACTGCGGAGTGTATTAACTCCTGCCTAAGGCATGGAAGAAAGATACTAATAACGGTGTTGATCGAGTGTATCAGAGGCATGTTTCAACGTTGGTTCCATGACCAGCACAATGAGGCATTGAATTTGAGCACGCCCCTCAACCCTTAG